The sequence GCCCCACGAATGGATATTTTACCGTGGCGGAAAATTTCGTTGGCATCATTATTCATTATTTAAACCCAATTCACATTTCAATCAGTTTTTTTTAAGGACGGCACGTCTGACTACCAGATATCCATACGGTTTACTCAAGATGATGTCCTATTAATACGAAACAAGAACATTTTTGTCCATCGATTTATATATGAACTACATAACAGATTTATAATGATCCGTGAAATTTATGATAAATTATTTTATAAATTGATTTACCAAATTTTCTTCTAATAGGTTTAATTTAATTTTCTTTGCTTTAATGAAGAGTAAAATATGATTATGTTCCCTTAAAAAGGGCAATTGTTACTTGCCTTTGCTATAGAACTATTTATAATAGAACTGTTTATAATAGTGATGGAAAAAATGATTGGAAATTTGGTGTAAGCAATGAAAAAAATTACTTTTAGAACTATTTGTTTTTCCTTTGTAATTTTTATTTCTTTGTTGCAACAAATTCAAGCGGGAGAAAAAGAAGCGTGGCAAGCGCTTGAGGATAAAGATTATCAGACTGCCTATCAAGAATTTTTACCGCTGGCAAAAGATGGCAATATAGCTGCCCAGCATTATATCGGGTTAATGTATCATAACGGATATGGTGTAAAACCGGATTATAGCCAGGCTGCTCTTTGGTTTAATCAAGTGATTAACAATCCTGGGTATAATATCGGAAACCCAGCTTCCCTAGAGGACCCACAAGAGGCTATTTTAAAATTAAAACAATTTGCCCATGAAATGTTATGCACAATATATGGGATAAATAATCAAATAGGACAGGCTATTACATATGACCTTAATAAAGCCAGCATCCATTGTTTGGCTGCAGCTGATAAAGCCCATTTCTCTGAAGTTCGTTTTCTAGCAGGAAGGCTGTATATGCTAGGTCAAGGTGTTGTCCAAGATGATGGAAAAGCTTTCTACTGGTATAATAGATCGATACAGGAAGATAAGTATCCGAAATCCTTCGGCGCCCTGGCTTATTTATATCTTCATGGCAAGGGGGTCCCTAAAAATGTAAGCAAGGCAGTGGAATTGGCTCTAACAGCTGCAGAATTAAACGATCAATATTCTCAAATATTATTGTCCGGCCTTTATCTGGGAGGAAATGGTATTACCTCAAATTATCCAAAGGCTTTTTTCTGGTCAAACGTCGTTCTTCTGCACGGTAATTTGACCGATGCCCTAAAATCACAAGTGCGAACAATCCGCGAGGAAGCTTTAAGCCATTTGACTCCTGAAGAACTGGCCACCCTTCAAAAGCAGATTTTTGATTGGCGACCCCCCTCTGCTGGGAAATAAAATCCGTAAGAATTGTTAAAAGCAATCGACTATCAATGATAAAAATACTAAT is a genomic window of Rhodospirillaceae bacterium containing:
- a CDS encoding sel1 repeat family protein, whose product is MKKITFRTICFSFVIFISLLQQIQAGEKEAWQALEDKDYQTAYQEFLPLAKDGNIAAQHYIGLMYHNGYGVKPDYSQAALWFNQVINNPGYNIGNPASLEDPQEAILKLKQFAHEMLCTIYGINNQIGQAITYDLNKASIHCLAAADKAHFSEVRFLAGRLYMLGQGVVQDDGKAFYWYNRSIQEDKYPKSFGALAYLYLHGKGVPKNVSKAVELALTAAELNDQYSQILLSGLYLGGNGITSNYPKAFFWSNVVLLHGNLTDALKSQVRTIREEALSHLTPEELATLQKQIFDWRPPSAGK